The following is a genomic window from Paenibacillus sp. FSL R5-0766.
TCGGAGATATTGGAAGTGCCATTGAACGAACAGCCAGACTGTATCGGTACGGAATTGTGAAGCCGCTCATTGGTCATGGGATTGGTCAATATATTCATGAACCCCCAAATGTTCTGCCTTATGGCAAACGCAGAACGGGCACGATGCTGACAGAAGGCATGGTTATTACGATTGAACCAATCTTTACAAAAGGCAGTTCCGGGGCCGTTGTGTGGGATGAAGATGGATGGACGGTAAGGACGGTAGATGGCAGCTGGGGGGTCCAGTATGAGCATACGGTTGCGATTACTGGGAATGGCCCCTTGATTCTGACCGATGGCACGTGAGATGAAGTCAGTGAAGATGAGGACTTGAGTTGAACTTTCTCCGACATGCTCCATGCTGTTTTGAGCTTGAAGATAGCGGTATGGAGCGATAGGCATGTCTTCTGAATGGATATGGAAGAGGTTTTCCATAAATTATGATCTTTTTTTTGCATAATAGCACATGTTTTCAATGTGAGAAAAATCACCAATAAATCGAGTTTTATCACCGAAATTTGGCAAAAATTTTCAAATGTAGAGTGTAATACTTTTAACTGAAATCGTTTGCAAATCAAGTTGCAGAGCGGTTTTTTACATAAAGTGAACAATTTGTGAACATGTGTCCAAAGATTGACAAAATCATACCCTCAACTTATATTTAATAAGTGATTGAAGCATATAGAATGAATTGGAAGAATGCGCAGACATGCCCTGAGCAGGAAATCACGGGAGTACTGGAAGCGTTATTTTTGTAAGCGTTCTGTATGATGAAGAGGATTATGCGTATCGTGCTGAAACGTACCTTTTGTTGCCTTTCTACCGAACGACAACGGTAATCTACGAAAACGTAAAAAAGTGGGGTAGATCAATGATGAAACAGTGGCAGGTTGCAAAGCGAATTCTCCCCTTGCTGGCGGTGTTCTCTTTGCTGCTATCCGCATGCGGGCGGGAAGACTTGTCGGTAATGAAACCTCAGGGTCCTGTAGCGCAAGGCCAATATGATCTGATGAAGTTATCCATCGCGATTATGATCGTGGTGCTCATCATTGTATTTGCCATAGCGGCCTATGTTCTGATCCGGTTTCGTAGACGAGCCGGGCAGACTGAGATGCCCGAACAGGTTGAAGGTAATTTCAAGCTGGAAGTAATATGGACAGCCATTCCGTTATTGCTGGTTATTGTTCTGGCAGTACCGACGGTCCAAACGATTTTTGCCCAAGGCGAAGATCTGTCCAATGACAAAAACGCACTTAAGGTCCAAGTCACCTCGCATCAGTACTGGTGGGAATTCACTTATCCTCAATATGACGTAACCACCGCTCAAGATCTCATCATCCCGACCGGAACCAAAATCGCATTCGAATTAAAAACCGCTGACGTGCTTCACTCCTTCTGGGTGCCGTCACTTGCGGGCAAAATGGACACAAACCCGGATGGAACACTTAACAAGTTCAGTTTCTCTGCACCGAATGAAGGCGTTTACCGCGGTAAATGTGCCGAGTTATGTGGCAGATCACATGCTTTCATGGAGTTTAAGGTAAAAGCAGTGAGTCAGGAATCCTTTGACAGATGGGTGAACCAGATGAAAGCACCCGCAGTCCTTCCTGAAGATACTCAATTGGCCGAAAAGTTCAAAACAAACTGCCTTTCTTGCCACGCTGTTGGTGATCAAGGTGGACCGGTTGCACCTAACCTGACGGGAATCGGCGGCAAGGAATCTGTCGCAGGCATTTTGCTGAATTCTCGCGAGGGACAGGAAGAAGGTAGTCCGGTACTGGATAACATGAAAGAATGGCTCCATGATCCACAATCCGTGAAGCCGGGCAATACCATGCCGAATCCCAAAGATCTTGGGTTGACGGATGAAGAAATCGACGGAATTGCCGAATATCTGGCCAACTACAAATTGGACTATGAATAGAACAGCAAGGACGAAGAAGGGGGTACACAACCTTGGCTCATGCGCATAGCGTCAAGAGGTACAGGGGCTTGATGGATTGGATCACCACCGTCGATCACAAAAAAATCGCCATTCTCTATTTGGTTGCGGGTGGATTTTTCTTTGGAATCGGCGGCATTGAAGCCATTTTGATTCGGATTCAACTGATGAAGCCTATGAATAATTTTGTATCAGCACAGGTCTTCAACGAATTGATTACAATGCATGGAACAACGATGATTTTCCTTGGTGTCATGCCACTTATTTTTGCCATTATGAATGCTGTAGTGCCTTTGCAGATCGGGGCACGGGACGTTGCTTTCCCGTTTCTTAACGCGCTGGGTTTCTGGACGTTCCTGTTTGGTGGATTGTTGCTGAACCTGAGCTGGGTTATGGGCGGAGCGCCGGATGCGGGCTGGACCTCATATACGCCGCTATCGGGCAGTGAGTACAGTGGAACGCATGGTGTGGATTTCTACACCATCGGCCTTCAGATCGCGGGTCTGGGAACGCTCATCGGGGGCATTAACTTTCTCGCAACGATTATTACAATGCGTGCTCCAGGCATGTCCTACATGCGGATGCCGATGTTTACATGGACGACATTTATTACATCTGCCATTATCCTTTTTGCGTTTCCTGCCATCACGGTAGGGCTTGTACTTTTGACGTTTGACCGTATACTGGGAGCGAATTTCTTCGATGTCGCAGGTGGCGGTAACCCCGTACTCTGGCAGCACATCTTCTGGATCTTCGGGCACCCGGAAGTATACATTCTTATTTTGCCGGCATTTGGTATTATCTCGGAGGTTATTCCGACCTTCTCGCGTAAACGGTTGTTCGGATACAGCTCCATGGTATTTGCCACCATCCTGATTGCCTTCCTGGGCTTCATGGTATGGGCGCATCACAT
Proteins encoded in this region:
- the coxB gene encoding cytochrome c oxidase subunit II yields the protein MMKQWQVAKRILPLLAVFSLLLSACGREDLSVMKPQGPVAQGQYDLMKLSIAIMIVVLIIVFAIAAYVLIRFRRRAGQTEMPEQVEGNFKLEVIWTAIPLLLVIVLAVPTVQTIFAQGEDLSNDKNALKVQVTSHQYWWEFTYPQYDVTTAQDLIIPTGTKIAFELKTADVLHSFWVPSLAGKMDTNPDGTLNKFSFSAPNEGVYRGKCAELCGRSHAFMEFKVKAVSQESFDRWVNQMKAPAVLPEDTQLAEKFKTNCLSCHAVGDQGGPVAPNLTGIGGKESVAGILLNSREGQEEGSPVLDNMKEWLHDPQSVKPGNTMPNPKDLGLTDEEIDGIAEYLANYKLDYE